In a single window of the Acyrthosiphon pisum isolate AL4f chromosome X, pea_aphid_22Mar2018_4r6ur, whole genome shotgun sequence genome:
- the LOC100571173 gene encoding uncharacterized protein LOC100571173 translates to MQIFSVSFLPIPAPGIPTQTPPPQNQKKLGGNDKESSATSTATSASIVKSYQSRTSPPRYSVGPKTPPHLSPHRDRSEIENPTFVTLPPHLFGMSKWEDIGILTKVLATSQQEYLDSLKRQRDEHKEEGDKKYLYDTEKPSTSQ, encoded by the exons ATGCAAATATTTAGTGTTTCATTCTTGCCGATTCCTGCTCCCGGAATTCCTACTCAAACGCCACCCcctcaaaatcaaaaaaaattgggtGGG aaCGATAAAGAGTCGTCAGCTACGTCAACTGCCACTTCTGCATCTATTGTCAAATCATATCAATCTCGAACTTCGCCTCCAAGATATTCAGTTGGACCTAAAACCCCACCTCACTTATCTCCTCACAGAGATCGTTCAGAAATAGAAAATCCAACATTTGTCACATTACCACCTCATCtttttg GCATGTCAAAATGGGAAGATATTGGTATCCTAACAAAAGTGCTGGCCACTTCACAACAAGAGTACCTTGACAGTTTAAAAAGACAGCGCGATGAACACAAAGAAGAAGgagataagaaatatttatatgatacagAAAAACCATCTACTTCTCAatga